A part of Olleya sp. Bg11-27 genomic DNA contains:
- a CDS encoding TIGR00730 family Rossman fold protein, with amino-acid sequence MTEEKHPKGWNEKKTNDSWAIFKIMGEFVNGFEKMSAIGPSVSIFGSARTKPDNKYYKLAEDVAAKIVNAGYGVITGGGPGIMEAGNKGAHLAGGTSVGLNIELPFEQHDNPYIDSDKSINFDYFFVRKVMFVKYSQGFVVMPGGFGTLDELFEAITLIQTNKIEKFPIILVGTDFWAGLMDWVKSTLLGKFSNISEKDLDLIHLVDTSEEVVTILDNFYKDYGLSPNF; translated from the coding sequence ATGACAGAAGAAAAACATCCAAAAGGTTGGAATGAGAAAAAAACAAACGATTCTTGGGCGATTTTTAAAATCATGGGAGAGTTTGTTAATGGATTTGAAAAAATGAGTGCTATTGGACCATCGGTTTCAATTTTTGGTTCGGCACGTACCAAACCTGATAATAAATATTACAAATTAGCAGAAGATGTAGCAGCAAAAATAGTCAATGCAGGTTACGGTGTTATAACTGGTGGTGGACCAGGTATTATGGAAGCAGGTAATAAAGGGGCACATTTAGCTGGAGGTACATCTGTTGGATTAAATATAGAATTACCATTTGAACAACATGATAATCCATATATCGATTCTGATAAAAGCATCAATTTTGATTACTTTTTTGTTAGAAAAGTAATGTTTGTAAAATACTCTCAAGGATTTGTGGTTATGCCAGGAGGATTTGGAACATTGGACGAATTATTTGAAGCGATTACTTTAATACAAACTAACAAGATTGAAAAATTTCCTATCATACTAGTTGGTACAGATTTCTGGGCTGGATTAATGGACTGGGTAAAATCAACTTTATTAGGGAAGTTCTCAAATATTAGCGAAAAAGATCTAGACTTAATACATTTAGTAGATACTTCAGAAGAAGTTGTTACTATTTTAGATAATTTCTACAAAGATTACGGCTTAAGTCCTAATTTTTAA
- a CDS encoding metalloprotease yields the protein MRLNYSFFLVFLFGSISALSQNSIDINALFDTEKHSIAITQNIRYQNKSNTPLDTIYLNDWSHSYSSKTTPLAERFADEFKATFLFAANEDRGFTVVTSIQESNQEVFYQRLKAHPDVLKVTLNTPLAPNEYYDLTLNYIVQIPNNKFTRYGVTGNGDYNLRFWYITPAVFDGQWHYYSNKDLEDLFVEPANISLKVTYPNNFTPISELDLIESKTINSLAYTEFKGENRTNTKLSLVKTNDYNTVETDFFTIQSNIDDEDLDPTKVAILSDKVAQFITTNLGDYPHKKVLLTWIDYKKDPIYGLNLLPDFIRPFEDTFQYELKLLKTTLKVYLENTLLINPREEQWLLDAIQIYYLRKYVEDFYPNQKILGKLADVWGVRAFHASDLKFNDQYPFLYMHMARTNIDQPIGMAKDSLLKFNKNISNKYKAAIGLNYLNDFVGDTIVDKTLSDFIKQTKLKRTTPEDFKSLIISKTDKDLNWFFDDYVTTSKKIDFKIKRIKKTEDSITITLKNLRNNTMPISLFTLENDSITSKQWINGFSGTKKVTIANKDVDQLALNYDYTIPEFNQRNNYKKLDGFFLTNKPLQFRLFKDIEDPNYNQVFFMPEFEYNFYDGLSPGLKLYNKTLLSKRFLYKISPKFGFKSKQVVGSASLIYNARPEGSDNYRTRYGLSGNYYNYAPNLTYTSFKPFIDYNFRNHKNLRDNKRKYLSFRYVNINREIDATGEFETTGEPKYSVFNAKFGVVDNNLKEHASVFTDLQLAKDFGKISATLEFRNLNTRNKQFNVRVFSGLFLYNNSYQDSDFFSFALDRPTDYLFDYNYLGRSEQTGLLSQQLIIADGGFKSKLTHPFANQWMTTVNTSATLWRYIMLYGDAGVIKNKNFSPEFVYDSGIRLNLVEDYFELYFPLYSNLGWEIGQPNYDEKIRFIVTLSPKTLLGLFTRRWY from the coding sequence TTGAGACTAAACTATTCTTTTTTTTTAGTATTCTTATTTGGTAGTATTTCGGCTTTAAGCCAAAATAGTATTGATATTAATGCGCTATTTGACACCGAGAAACATAGTATTGCAATCACCCAAAACATACGGTATCAAAATAAAAGTAATACCCCTTTAGATACTATTTATCTAAACGATTGGAGCCATAGTTACTCCTCTAAAACAACGCCTTTAGCAGAACGTTTTGCAGACGAATTTAAAGCCACTTTTCTATTTGCAGCCAATGAGGACAGAGGTTTTACAGTCGTTACTAGTATACAAGAATCTAATCAAGAGGTCTTTTATCAACGCTTAAAAGCGCATCCCGATGTCTTAAAAGTTACTTTAAATACACCCCTTGCTCCCAATGAGTATTATGACTTAACCTTGAACTATATTGTTCAAATTCCGAATAATAAATTTACAAGATATGGTGTCACCGGAAATGGTGACTATAATTTACGCTTTTGGTACATTACACCTGCTGTTTTTGATGGTCAATGGCACTATTATAGTAATAAAGATTTAGAGGATCTTTTTGTAGAACCCGCTAATATCAGCCTTAAGGTTACTTATCCCAATAATTTCACTCCGATATCCGAGTTAGATTTAATTGAAAGCAAAACAATTAACAGCCTCGCTTACACTGAATTTAAAGGCGAAAACAGGACAAATACGAAGTTGTCCTTAGTTAAAACCAACGACTACAATACGGTTGAAACAGACTTTTTTACCATTCAGTCTAATATAGATGATGAAGATTTGGATCCAACCAAAGTGGCAATATTATCAGACAAAGTTGCGCAGTTTATCACCACTAACCTTGGTGATTATCCGCATAAAAAAGTATTATTAACATGGATAGACTACAAAAAAGACCCTATTTATGGTCTTAATCTATTACCTGATTTTATTAGACCCTTTGAAGACACATTTCAATATGAATTAAAACTACTAAAAACCACTTTAAAAGTATATTTAGAAAACACTCTTTTAATAAATCCGCGTGAAGAACAATGGTTATTGGATGCTATTCAAATATATTATTTAAGAAAATATGTAGAAGATTTTTACCCTAATCAGAAGATTTTAGGAAAACTTGCTGATGTTTGGGGTGTTAGAGCTTTTCATGCTTCCGATCTAAAATTTAATGATCAATATCCTTTTTTATACATGCATATGGCGCGTACAAATATTGATCAGCCGATTGGAATGGCTAAGGATTCCCTATTAAAATTCAATAAAAACATATCCAATAAATATAAAGCAGCGATAGGCTTAAATTATTTAAATGATTTTGTGGGCGATACTATTGTAGACAAAACACTAAGTGATTTCATCAAACAAACGAAGTTAAAAAGAACCACACCAGAAGATTTTAAATCTTTAATCATTTCTAAAACAGACAAAGACCTTAATTGGTTTTTTGATGATTATGTTACCACTAGTAAAAAAATAGATTTTAAGATCAAGCGTATAAAAAAAACAGAGGACTCTATTACTATTACTCTAAAAAATCTAAGGAATAACACGATGCCTATTTCTTTATTTACGTTAGAGAATGATAGTATTACCTCTAAACAATGGATTAATGGTTTTTCTGGCACAAAAAAAGTAACTATAGCAAACAAAGATGTTGACCAACTAGCACTAAACTACGACTATACGATACCCGAATTTAACCAACGTAATAACTATAAAAAATTAGATGGTTTTTTCCTAACTAACAAACCGCTTCAGTTTAGATTATTTAAAGACATTGAAGATCCTAATTATAATCAGGTGTTTTTTATGCCAGAGTTTGAATATAACTTCTACGATGGATTATCACCAGGCTTAAAACTGTACAATAAAACACTATTAAGCAAACGTTTTTTATACAAAATAAGTCCAAAATTTGGATTTAAAAGTAAGCAGGTGGTTGGTAGCGCCTCCTTAATTTATAACGCAAGACCAGAAGGCTCTGACAATTACAGAACGAGATATGGGCTATCTGGAAATTATTATAATTACGCTCCTAATTTAACGTATACTTCATTTAAACCTTTTATTGATTATAATTTCAGAAACCACAAAAACTTAAGAGATAACAAGCGTAAATACCTATCTTTTAGATATGTCAATATTAATAGGGAAATAGATGCTACAGGAGAGTTTGAAACTACTGGAGAACCAAAGTACTCCGTATTTAATGCCAAATTTGGTGTTGTTGATAATAATTTAAAAGAGCATGCTTCTGTATTTACAGACCTACAACTAGCTAAAGACTTTGGTAAAATTTCAGCAACCTTAGAGTTTAGAAACTTAAACACACGCAATAAGCAATTTAATGTCAGAGTATTCTCTGGTTTATTCCTCTACAATAATAGCTATCAAGATTCTGACTTTTTTAGTTTTGCATTAGACCGTCCAACAGACTATTTATTTGATTATAATTATTTAGGGCGAAGTGAACAAACCGGACTTTTAAGTCAACAACTTATTATTGCTGATGGTGGTTTTAAGTCCAAACTAACTCACCCCTTTGCAAACCAATGGATGACCACCGTTAACACAAGTGCAACACTTTGGAGGTACATCATGTTATATGGTGATGCTGGAGTTATAAAAAATAAAAACTTCAGTCCAGAATTTGTTTATGACTCAGGTATTAGACTAAACTTAGTTGAAGATTATTTTGAACTATACTTTCCATTATACTCCAACTTAGGTTGGGAAATTGGACAACCTAATTACGATGAAAAAATCAGGTTTATCGTAACCCTTTCCCCTAAAACACTTTTAGGCCTATTTACCCGTCGTTGGTATTAG
- a CDS encoding thiamine pyrophosphate-dependent enzyme, with translation MQTKANTKKDLSFEDFKTEVLNDYHIAVTSRECSLLGRREVLTGKAKFGIFGDGKEVPQLAMAKAFKNGDFRSGYYRDQTFMMAIGELTIQQFFSGLYANTDLAEEPMSAGRQMGGHFATHSLDANGNWKNLTKQKNSSADISPTAGQMPRLLGLAQASKIYRNVKGIDTTNFSVEGNEVAWGTIGNASTSEGLFFETINAAGVLQVPMVISVWDDDYGISVHARHQTTKENISEILKGFQRDKTSKGYEILRVKGWDYANLMATYEEAAKIAREEHVPVLIHVNELTQPQGHSTSGSHERYKDKDRLNWEAKNDCNVKMREWLIENNIATDEELLTIEKSIKKDVRDAKKLAWTSYLKPALSERAELTTLLKTVANSSPNKVFIEKLANELADISEPNRKDSASAARRALRYVIAESTAEKQHLIDWIDSFFAKVQPLYSSDLYNESKTAAIHIKEVKPTYDQNAEDVDARVVLRENFDYIFNKYPETLIFGEDAGKIGDVNQGLEGLQDKYGELRVSDVGIREATILGQGIGMAMRGLRPIAEIQYLDYIMYALQIISDDLATLRYRTKGRQKAPLIIRTRGHRLEGIWHSGSQMGGVLNLVRGIHVLVPRNMTKAAGFYNTLLKSDEPALVVECLNGYRLKEQLPTNIGEFKTPIGVVETIKEGADITLVSYGSTLRIVQQAAKELVEVGIDAEIIDVQSLLPFDINHDIVKSVQKTNRLMVIDEDVPGGASAYILDEILNKQDAFKYLDSQPKTLAAKQHRPAYGTDGDYFSKPSTEDVFEAIYAVMHEANPSNFPKLR, from the coding sequence ATGCAAACAAAAGCTAACACCAAAAAAGACTTGTCTTTTGAAGATTTTAAAACTGAAGTACTAAATGACTATCACATTGCTGTTACCAGTCGTGAGTGTAGTTTATTAGGGCGTCGAGAGGTGTTAACTGGAAAGGCTAAGTTTGGGATTTTTGGAGATGGTAAAGAAGTACCACAATTAGCAATGGCTAAAGCTTTTAAAAACGGAGACTTTAGATCTGGTTACTATCGTGACCAAACCTTTATGATGGCTATTGGAGAATTAACTATTCAACAATTTTTCTCAGGATTATACGCCAATACAGATTTAGCAGAAGAGCCTATGTCTGCAGGTCGCCAAATGGGGGGACACTTTGCAACACATAGTTTAGATGCTAATGGTAACTGGAAAAACCTTACCAAACAAAAAAATTCCAGTGCAGACATCTCTCCTACCGCAGGACAAATGCCTAGACTTTTAGGTTTAGCACAAGCTTCTAAAATTTATAGAAATGTAAAAGGTATTGATACTACCAACTTTTCTGTTGAAGGAAATGAAGTTGCTTGGGGTACCATTGGTAATGCAAGTACAAGTGAAGGTTTATTTTTTGAAACTATTAATGCTGCAGGTGTTTTACAAGTCCCTATGGTTATAAGTGTTTGGGATGATGACTATGGTATCTCTGTACACGCAAGACATCAAACTACAAAAGAAAATATATCAGAAATCCTTAAAGGGTTTCAACGTGATAAAACAAGCAAAGGTTACGAAATCTTACGTGTTAAAGGTTGGGATTATGCTAACTTAATGGCCACGTATGAAGAAGCTGCAAAAATAGCAAGAGAAGAACACGTTCCTGTTTTAATACATGTTAACGAGTTAACACAACCTCAAGGTCATTCGACTTCAGGATCACACGAGCGTTACAAAGATAAAGACCGTTTAAATTGGGAGGCCAAAAACGACTGTAACGTAAAAATGCGTGAATGGCTGATAGAAAATAATATCGCCACTGACGAAGAGTTATTGACCATTGAAAAAAGCATTAAAAAAGACGTTAGAGATGCTAAAAAATTAGCATGGACTAGCTACTTAAAACCAGCTTTATCTGAAAGAGCAGAATTAACGACACTTTTAAAAACGGTAGCTAATTCTAGCCCAAATAAAGTGTTTATAGAAAAACTAGCAAACGAATTAGCTGACATATCAGAACCTAATAGAAAAGATTCAGCATCAGCTGCAAGACGCGCTTTACGTTATGTTATTGCTGAAAGCACAGCAGAAAAACAACACTTAATAGATTGGATTGATAGCTTTTTTGCTAAAGTGCAACCTTTATACAGCTCAGACTTGTATAATGAAAGTAAAACAGCTGCTATTCATATCAAAGAAGTTAAACCAACATACGACCAAAACGCAGAAGACGTTGATGCTCGTGTGGTTTTAAGAGAAAACTTCGATTATATATTTAACAAATATCCAGAAACTTTAATTTTTGGAGAAGACGCAGGAAAGATTGGTGATGTTAACCAAGGTTTAGAAGGTTTACAAGACAAATATGGAGAGTTACGTGTTTCTGATGTTGGTATTAGAGAAGCGACTATTTTAGGTCAAGGTATTGGTATGGCAATGCGTGGTTTACGCCCAATTGCTGAAATCCAGTATTTAGATTACATCATGTATGCCCTTCAAATTATAAGTGATGATTTAGCAACTTTACGCTACAGAACAAAAGGCCGTCAAAAGGCACCATTAATAATACGTACTCGTGGTCACAGATTAGAAGGTATTTGGCATTCAGGTTCTCAAATGGGAGGTGTTTTAAATTTAGTACGAGGAATACACGTTTTAGTACCAAGAAACATGACTAAAGCTGCTGGGTTTTATAACACGTTATTAAAAAGTGACGAGCCTGCTTTAGTAGTAGAGTGTTTAAATGGTTATAGATTAAAAGAACAGTTACCGACTAATATTGGTGAATTTAAAACACCTATTGGTGTTGTCGAAACAATTAAAGAAGGTGCTGATATTACTTTAGTATCTTATGGGTCAACATTAAGAATCGTACAGCAAGCAGCCAAAGAGTTAGTTGAAGTTGGTATTGATGCAGAGATTATTGATGTACAATCCTTGTTACCTTTTGATATCAATCATGACATTGTAAAAAGTGTTCAAAAAACAAACCGTTTAATGGTTATAGATGAAGATGTCCCTGGAGGTGCTTCTGCTTACATTTTGGATGAAATACTAAATAAACAAGACGCTTTTAAATATCTAGACAGTCAGCCAAAAACACTGGCAGCTAAGCAACACAGACCGGCTTATGGTACTGATGGAGATTACTTCTCTAAACCATCTACAGAAGATGTCTTTGAAGCTATATACGCTGTAATGCATGAAGCAAATCCCAGTAATTTTCCTAAATTGAGATAA
- a CDS encoding T9SS type B sorting domain-containing protein — MKRYSSISKVLTILFLFFSLYTQAQGESANWYFGNFAGLTFNSGNPVALIDGALATMEGCATISDPNGNLLFYTDGKTVWDKTHNIMPNGVGLMGDSSSTESAIIIPKPGSNTSYYIFTTDKPNYFLSPNDPIEGLNYSEVDMQLNNGLGDVVSTNKNNHLITYDANNALQNEYKNSEKLTAVTHSNGVDVWVITQFINKFFAFQVTANGVIETPLTSTVPQNVFPRFNQEGSNITAIGYLKVSPDGKQIAIAHSSVNSGTPDTGLKKSGRVLLYDFNNTTGQVTNERLILDNSYPYGVEFSPDSKLLYITATVFSISNTFVNSSLIQYNTEANDIASSRIFINTSQNVAGALQLAIDGKIYRAGYILFGQGSHLSVINNPNDLGVSCNYSHNTFYLQGKRAQIGLPPFIQSIFKFSFNYENICANDNTHFFITSEDPYDSALWDFGDGTTSNQSDAYHNYTQPGFYTVSLTMSINGVDYAPLIRQINISEAPEVIQIPYDLIACDSFDANATDGITSFNLNNANNELVINPSETFQVFYYHTLEDANNDEYNTTAINPIYTNQYNQEVLVAKVTKPNSDCYNIAHVRLSTTQSIDVGVYQIETCDPDNSGDAIFNLETVRNDIINNLSLNGITIVNFYLNQEDASNNLNSLADNHISSNATLIIGITNDNVCYGTGQVDLILNGFPVINNQNFDICLSDLPLTIDSGLNSTLANNYDITWSTNHTTNSIEINQAGTYSVTITDPILDCEKTIDIVVTHIPLPEIESITIADYTATILLTTAHDNFEFAMDNELGSFQSSNVFNNLAPGIHTVYIRDINHCEIISSIIKVIGFPKYFTPNNDNTHDYWNITGLDQNAYPNLQIFIYDRYGKLLSAFNPLTTVGWDGKHNKKALPQSDYWYSLQLPEGTTYKGHFTLRL, encoded by the coding sequence ATGAAACGCTATTCATCAATATCAAAAGTCCTCACTATATTATTTTTATTTTTCAGTTTATACACTCAAGCTCAAGGCGAATCTGCAAACTGGTATTTTGGTAATTTTGCTGGATTAACCTTCAATTCCGGTAATCCCGTTGCGTTAATTGATGGTGCCTTAGCGACTATGGAAGGGTGTGCTACAATCTCCGATCCTAACGGGAATTTACTATTCTATACAGATGGTAAAACAGTTTGGGATAAAACCCATAATATAATGCCCAACGGCGTTGGTTTAATGGGCGATAGTTCTAGTACAGAGTCTGCTATTATTATTCCAAAACCAGGATCAAATACTTCTTATTATATTTTCACAACAGATAAACCCAACTATTTTCTTTCTCCTAACGATCCCATCGAAGGTCTGAATTACTCAGAAGTGGATATGCAATTAAACAATGGATTGGGTGACGTTGTTTCAACTAATAAAAATAACCATTTAATAACATACGATGCTAATAACGCCTTACAAAACGAATATAAAAACTCAGAAAAACTAACTGCAGTAACACATAGTAATGGTGTTGATGTCTGGGTAATTACTCAATTTATAAATAAATTTTTCGCTTTTCAAGTTACAGCAAATGGTGTTATTGAAACTCCTTTAACCTCCACAGTCCCCCAAAACGTGTTTCCTAGATTTAATCAAGAAGGCTCCAATATTACGGCTATTGGATATTTAAAAGTATCTCCTGATGGGAAGCAAATCGCAATAGCCCATAGCTCTGTTAATTCAGGAACACCTGATACTGGATTAAAAAAATCAGGTCGAGTACTACTATATGACTTCAACAACACAACTGGACAAGTCACTAATGAACGACTCATTTTAGACAACTCTTATCCTTATGGCGTAGAGTTTTCTCCTGATTCAAAATTACTATATATTACGGCAACAGTGTTTAGTATTAGTAATACTTTTGTAAATAGTAGCTTAATACAATACAATACAGAAGCTAATGATATTGCGTCTTCAAGAATATTTATAAATACCTCTCAAAATGTGGCAGGCGCTTTACAATTAGCTATTGACGGAAAAATTTATCGTGCAGGTTATATCTTATTTGGTCAAGGTTCTCATTTGTCTGTTATAAACAATCCCAATGATTTAGGTGTTAGTTGTAATTATTCACATAACACTTTTTACCTTCAAGGGAAAAGAGCTCAAATTGGCTTACCTCCTTTTATTCAATCAATTTTTAAGTTTTCTTTTAATTATGAGAATATTTGTGCTAATGATAATACACATTTTTTTATAACATCAGAAGACCCATATGATAGTGCTTTATGGGATTTTGGAGATGGAACAACCTCTAATCAATCAGATGCTTATCATAATTATACACAACCAGGTTTTTATACCGTAAGTTTAACAATGTCGATTAATGGCGTTGATTATGCTCCTTTAATAAGGCAAATAAATATTTCAGAAGCACCTGAAGTTATTCAAATCCCTTATGATTTAATTGCATGCGACTCATTTGATGCCAATGCAACAGATGGTATAACTTCGTTTAATTTAAATAATGCGAATAATGAATTAGTAATAAATCCATCAGAAACTTTTCAAGTATTCTATTACCATACGCTAGAAGATGCAAATAATGACGAATATAACACGACAGCAATAAACCCTATTTATACAAATCAATACAACCAAGAGGTTTTAGTTGCAAAAGTTACTAAGCCTAACAGCGATTGTTATAACATTGCTCACGTTAGGTTAAGCACAACACAATCTATAGATGTTGGGGTTTATCAAATAGAAACTTGTGACCCTGACAATAGCGGTGATGCTATTTTTAACTTAGAAACCGTTAGAAATGATATTATAAATAACTTATCCTTAAATGGAATAACTATTGTTAACTTTTATCTTAATCAAGAAGATGCATCTAATAACTTAAACAGTTTAGCTGATAATCACATCTCTAGTAATGCGACGCTTATTATAGGCATCACTAATGATAATGTCTGTTATGGTACTGGTCAAGTAGACCTTATTTTAAATGGCTTCCCTGTTATAAATAATCAAAATTTTGACATCTGCCTATCAGATTTACCACTAACCATAGATTCAGGTTTAAACTCAACACTAGCTAACAACTATGATATTACATGGAGTACCAATCATACAACAAATAGCATAGAAATTAATCAAGCAGGTACATATAGTGTCACTATAACCGACCCTATTTTAGATTGTGAAAAAACCATAGATATTGTGGTTACACACATTCCTTTGCCAGAAATTGAATCTATAACTATTGCCGATTATACAGCTACTATTTTATTGACTACTGCTCATGATAATTTTGAATTTGCTATGGACAATGAGCTAGGAAGTTTTCAGTCCTCAAATGTGTTCAACAACTTAGCACCCGGAATACATACCGTTTATATTAGAGATATTAATCATTGTGAGATCATTTCTAGTATCATAAAAGTCATTGGTTTCCCTAAGTACTTTACCCCAAATAATGATAATACTCATGACTATTGGAATATAACAGGTTTAGATCAAAACGCTTACCCTAACCTTCAAATATTTATTTACGATCGATATGGTAAATTGCTATCTGCTTTCAACCCTTTAACAACAGTAGGGTGGGATGGTAAACATAATAAAAAAGCACTACCACAAAGTGATTATTGGTATAGTCTACAATTACCAGAAGGCACAACCTATAAAGGTCATTTTACTCTAAGACTATAA
- a CDS encoding DUF202 domain-containing protein — protein MKEKTPLTTRDWLAIERTKLANERTFLAYFRTFLVILGTGITILKLDLFADLKNYGIILIGIAPIILIIGVFRLFKVKRTIKKHYKV, from the coding sequence ATGAAAGAAAAAACACCCCTAACCACTAGAGACTGGCTAGCTATAGAACGGACTAAGCTTGCTAACGAGCGTACGTTTTTAGCTTATTTCAGAACCTTTTTAGTCATTTTAGGAACAGGAATAACTATTTTAAAGCTAGACCTTTTTGCTGACCTTAAAAACTACGGTATAATACTAATTGGCATAGCACCGATCATTTTAATTATTGGTGTTTTCAGATTATTTAAGGTTAAACGTACTATTAAAAAGCATTATAAAGTTTAA
- a CDS encoding type 1 glutamine amidotransferase domain-containing protein translates to MENLDRKKVAILATNGFEESELKQPMQALKEAGADVHIVSEQSGQIKGWEDGNWSNSYDVDKTLDQVTQDDYNALVLPGGVINPDKLRRNPDAIRFIKSFFANKKPVAAICHAPWLLVEADVLQGRKVTSFNSIKRDLVNAGAKWKDSEVVVDEGLVTSRNPDDLPAFNKKLIEEIYEGKHNMQTA, encoded by the coding sequence ATGGAAAACTTAGATAGAAAGAAAGTTGCCATTTTGGCAACCAATGGATTTGAAGAAAGTGAATTAAAACAACCCATGCAAGCTTTAAAAGAAGCAGGCGCAGACGTACACATCGTCTCAGAACAATCAGGACAAATTAAAGGTTGGGAAGACGGTAACTGGAGCAATAGTTACGATGTAGACAAAACCTTAGATCAAGTAACGCAAGATGATTACAATGCGTTAGTATTACCGGGAGGTGTTATTAATCCAGATAAACTAAGGCGTAATCCAGATGCGATACGTTTTATTAAATCATTCTTCGCTAATAAGAAGCCAGTAGCTGCCATTTGTCATGCACCATGGTTATTAGTAGAAGCCGATGTTTTACAAGGGCGTAAAGTAACGTCGTTTAACTCGATAAAAAGAGATTTAGTAAACGCGGGAGCAAAATGGAAGGATAGTGAAGTTGTCGTAGACGAAGGTTTAGTAACTAGCCGTAATCCTGATGATTTACCTGCATTTAATAAAAAGCTAATCGAAGAGATTTACGAAGGGAAACATAACATGCAAACGGCATAA
- the holA gene encoding DNA polymerase III subunit delta — translation MDEVKQLVTDIKNKNLKPIYLLMGEEAYYIDKISDYIEKTVLTEEERGFNQMVLYGRDVTVEDIVSNAKRYPMMAERQVVIVKEAQDLARTIDQLVAYAKNPQPTTVLVICYKYKKVDKRKAVYKEIKKSGYVYESKKLYENQVPDWISRVLSPKGYSITPKASQMLVEFLGTDLSKLSNELDKLQIVLPRDTQITPDHIEENIGISKDYNNFELRKAIGSKNMAQAFKIVHYFAENPKDNPMVLTVSLLFSFFSQLLHLHGMSDKNPRAVASALRVNPYFVNEYLEAARHYPMRKVSQVIGTLREFDGKSKGVDSNAVPQGDLLKEMLVKIMY, via the coding sequence TTGGACGAAGTCAAACAGTTAGTCACTGATATAAAAAATAAGAACCTTAAACCTATCTATTTATTAATGGGTGAGGAGGCCTATTATATTGATAAAATTTCTGATTACATAGAAAAAACCGTCTTAACGGAGGAAGAACGTGGTTTTAACCAAATGGTATTGTACGGTCGGGATGTAACAGTAGAAGATATTGTTAGTAATGCCAAACGTTACCCAATGATGGCAGAACGCCAGGTGGTCATTGTAAAAGAAGCACAGGACTTGGCTAGAACAATAGACCAATTAGTTGCTTATGCTAAAAACCCACAACCTACAACGGTTTTGGTTATTTGTTATAAATATAAAAAGGTAGATAAACGTAAAGCGGTCTATAAAGAGATTAAAAAATCAGGTTACGTTTATGAAAGTAAAAAACTGTACGAAAACCAAGTGCCAGATTGGATTAGTCGTGTATTATCACCAAAAGGGTATTCGATTACACCAAAAGCTTCACAAATGTTGGTGGAGTTTTTAGGTACAGATTTAAGTAAATTAAGTAACGAGCTAGATAAGTTGCAAATAGTCTTGCCTAGAGACACGCAAATAACTCCGGATCATATTGAAGAAAATATAGGAATAAGTAAAGATTACAATAATTTTGAGTTGCGTAAAGCCATTGGATCAAAAAATATGGCACAAGCGTTTAAAATTGTGCATTATTTTGCAGAGAATCCTAAAGATAACCCGATGGTTTTAACCGTGTCTTTATTATTTAGTTTTTTCTCTCAATTGCTACATTTACATGGGATGTCGGATAAAAACCCTCGTGCAGTAGCATCTGCCTTGCGAGTTAATCCCTATTTTGTAAACGAATACCTTGAAGCAGCACGCCACTATCCCATGCGTAAAGTTAGTCAAGTTATTGGGACGTTACGCGAGTTTGATGGTAAAAGCAAAGGGGTAGACAGTAATGCTGTACCTCAAGGTGATTTACTTAAAGAAATGTTGGTCAAAATTATGTACTAG